The Desulfuromonas versatilis genome has a segment encoding these proteins:
- the lpxB gene encoding lipid-A-disaccharide synthase, which yields MIVTGEASGDLHGANLIRAAGQIDPELAFFGVGGKRMAAAGCEILIPGEEISVMGLVEVLGHFPQIYRAFNRLKGILHGPERPDLLILIDFPDFNLRLARQAKLAGVPVLYYVSPQVWAWRRGRVKKIARIVDRLAAVFPFEPEIYAGHDIEVEYVGHPLLDEVHVEQTAEQVRARHGIPGPGPVVGLFPGSRKNELRYCLETILASAERILQQKPDTRFLLPVAPSLESDQFSTALAGRSLPVTLVEESIYDVANACDAVISVSGTVTLQTALVGTPMAIIYKMAPLTFAIGKRLIKVPFIGLANIVAGRGVVREFIQDAASPEAISEEILRILDDPQYNARMREGLATVKDRMGEGGCSLRVARMASDLSRRTPGGKAV from the coding sequence CTGATCGTCACTGGGGAGGCCTCCGGAGACCTGCATGGCGCGAACCTGATCAGGGCGGCCGGCCAAATCGATCCCGAACTGGCCTTTTTCGGGGTGGGCGGCAAGCGCATGGCGGCTGCCGGTTGCGAAATCCTGATTCCCGGGGAAGAGATTTCCGTTATGGGGCTGGTCGAGGTCCTGGGCCATTTCCCGCAGATCTACCGGGCGTTCAACCGCCTCAAGGGGATTCTGCACGGACCGGAGCGTCCAGACCTGCTGATCCTCATCGATTTTCCCGATTTCAACCTGCGCCTGGCCCGCCAGGCCAAGCTGGCCGGAGTGCCTGTCCTGTATTACGTCAGCCCCCAGGTCTGGGCCTGGCGCCGCGGGCGGGTGAAAAAGATCGCCCGGATCGTCGACCGGTTGGCGGCGGTGTTCCCTTTCGAGCCGGAGATCTACGCCGGGCACGACATCGAGGTCGAATATGTCGGGCACCCCCTGTTGGACGAGGTCCACGTCGAGCAGACCGCCGAGCAGGTCAGGGCGCGGCACGGCATCCCCGGGCCGGGGCCCGTGGTCGGGCTGTTCCCGGGGAGCAGGAAGAACGAGCTTCGCTACTGCCTGGAAACCATCCTCGCCTCGGCCGAACGGATCCTTCAGCAAAAACCCGATACCCGGTTTCTGCTCCCCGTGGCGCCTTCGCTTGAGTCCGACCAGTTCAGCACGGCTCTGGCGGGTCGGTCCCTACCGGTTACCCTGGTCGAAGAGAGCATTTACGATGTCGCCAACGCCTGTGATGCGGTCATCTCGGTTTCGGGCACCGTGACCCTGCAGACCGCCCTGGTCGGAACCCCGATGGCGATCATCTATAAAATGGCGCCGCTGACCTTCGCCATCGGCAAGCGCCTGATCAAGGTCCCCTTCATCGGTCTGGCCAACATCGTCGCCGGCCGGGGCGTGGTCCGGGAGTTCATCCAGGACGCGGCAAGCCCCGAAGCCATCAGCGAGGAGATCCTGCGGATCCTCGACGATCCCCAGTACAATGCCCGGATGCGCGAAGGGCTGGCCACGGTAAAAGACCGGATGGGGGAGGGGGGGTGTTCGCTGCGGGTGGCGCGGATGGCCTCGGATCTGAGCCGGAGAACGCCCGGTGGAAAAGCGGTTTGA
- a CDS encoding DegT/DnrJ/EryC1/StrS family aminotransferase, which translates to MQIPMVDLKGQYETLRQEIEAGFRTVLETTHFILGPQGKALEEEVAAYCGVRHAIGVASGTDALHLALRAAGIGEGDEVITTPFTFIATAEAISYVGGRPVFVDIDPLTFNIDVELIEAAITDRTRAILPVHLFGQPADLAPIRELCRKHGLRLIEDCAQSFGAEYGDRRSGAYGELGCFSFFPSKNLGCYGDGGMIVTDDDRLAEEVRVYRNHGSRERYHHSVIGYNSRLDELQAVVLRAKLKHLDGYNEQRRRNAHRYTARLQGTKVTPPAEDGKGLHVYHQYTVLSDARDAIHQALTAAGIASAVYYPIPLHRQEVYRELYAGVSMPVAESVAKRVLSLPMFPELTEAQIDRVCDVILGAL; encoded by the coding sequence ATGCAGATTCCCATGGTCGACCTGAAAGGTCAGTACGAAACCCTGCGCCAGGAAATCGAAGCGGGGTTTCGCACGGTTCTGGAGACAACCCACTTCATTCTCGGGCCCCAGGGAAAAGCCCTGGAGGAGGAGGTCGCGGCCTATTGCGGAGTGCGCCATGCCATCGGGGTGGCTTCGGGGACCGACGCCCTGCACCTGGCCCTGCGGGCCGCGGGAATCGGGGAGGGGGACGAGGTGATCACCACCCCCTTCACCTTTATCGCTACCGCCGAGGCCATCTCCTACGTGGGCGGTCGGCCGGTATTCGTCGACATCGACCCGCTGACCTTCAATATCGACGTCGAACTGATCGAGGCGGCCATTACCGACAGGACCCGAGCCATCCTCCCGGTGCATCTGTTCGGCCAGCCTGCGGACCTGGCACCGATCCGCGAACTCTGCCGGAAACACGGGCTGCGCCTGATCGAGGACTGCGCCCAGTCCTTCGGTGCCGAATACGGGGACCGCAGGTCCGGTGCCTACGGCGAGTTGGGGTGCTTTTCCTTTTTCCCCAGCAAAAACCTCGGCTGCTACGGCGACGGCGGCATGATCGTCACCGACGACGATCGTCTGGCGGAGGAGGTGCGGGTCTACCGCAACCATGGCAGCCGCGAGCGCTACCATCATTCGGTGATCGGCTACAACAGCCGGCTCGATGAACTGCAGGCCGTGGTGCTGCGCGCCAAGCTCAAGCATCTCGACGGATACAACGAGCAGCGCCGGCGCAACGCCCACCGATATACGGCCCGGCTCCAGGGAACCAAGGTCACCCCCCCGGCCGAGGACGGCAAGGGCCTGCACGTTTATCACCAGTACACGGTTCTGAGCGATGCCCGCGATGCCATTCACCAGGCACTGACCGCCGCCGGGATCGCCTCGGCCGTCTACTACCCGATTCCCCTGCACCGCCAGGAAGTCTATCGCGAGCTTTACGCCGGAGTGAGCATGCCGGTCGCGGAATCCGTGGCCAAGCGAGTGCTTTCTCTTCCGATGTTTCCCGAACTGACCGAGGCCCAGATCGACCGGGTCTGCGACGTCATTCTCGGGGCTCTGTAA
- a CDS encoding Gfo/Idh/MocA family protein → MGKLRAGVIGVGYLGRFHAQKYALLEQVDLVGVVDHDPARAQTVADEVGTRAYSDLDQLIGEVDLVSIAVPTQYHFEVAKKCLEAGCHILLEKPVTRTVAEAEELIALARSRNLVFQVGHLERFNPAILALKGVLNQPRFVESQRLAPFKPRGTDVNVVLDLMIHDIDIILSMVGSPVKTVNSIGVPVLSEEVDIANARLQFENGCVANVTASRVSREAVRKIRIFQADAYISIDYQARQIAIYRKQPGTQMIPGLPDVVMEMKSFEQGDALMAEISAFTEAVRGGTEPMVSGEDGKRALELAHLINQKL, encoded by the coding sequence ATGGGAAAACTTCGTGCCGGTGTCATCGGGGTCGGGTACCTGGGGCGGTTCCACGCACAGAAATATGCACTGCTCGAGCAGGTCGACCTGGTCGGTGTGGTGGACCATGACCCCGCTCGGGCGCAGACGGTGGCGGACGAAGTCGGCACCCGGGCCTACTCCGACTTGGACCAACTGATTGGCGAGGTGGACCTGGTCTCCATCGCGGTCCCCACCCAGTACCACTTCGAAGTGGCCAAAAAGTGCCTCGAAGCCGGCTGTCACATCCTGCTGGAGAAGCCGGTTACCCGCACCGTTGCCGAGGCCGAGGAGTTGATCGCCCTGGCGCGCAGCCGCAACCTGGTCTTTCAGGTCGGGCATCTTGAGCGCTTCAACCCGGCCATCCTGGCTCTCAAGGGGGTTCTCAATCAACCGCGGTTCGTCGAATCCCAACGGCTTGCCCCCTTCAAACCCCGGGGGACCGATGTCAACGTGGTGCTGGACCTGATGATCCACGATATCGACATCATCCTCAGCATGGTCGGCTCCCCGGTTAAAACCGTCAATTCCATCGGTGTCCCGGTGCTTTCCGAAGAGGTGGACATTGCCAACGCGCGGCTGCAGTTCGAGAACGGCTGTGTTGCCAATGTCACCGCCAGCCGGGTCAGCCGCGAGGCGGTTCGCAAGATCCGGATTTTCCAGGCCGACGCCTACATCTCCATCGATTACCAGGCACGGCAGATCGCCATCTACCGCAAACAGCCCGGCACCCAGATGATTCCCGGTCTGCCGGACGTGGTGATGGAAATGAAGAGTTTCGAGCAGGGCGATGCCCTGATGGCGGAGATCAGCGCCTTCACCGAGGCGGTGCGCGGCGGAACCGAACCGATGGTTTCCGGGGAAGACGGCAAACGGGCCCTGGAGCTGGCCCATCTGATCAACCAGAAACTGTAG